Within Caulobacter segnis, the genomic segment GCTCGGCCGGCAATCTGGTCGAGTGGTACGACTGGTACGTCTACTCGGCCTTCACCCTCTATTTCGCGCCCAGCTTCTTCCCGTCCGATGACCCGACCGCCCAGCTGCTGAGCGCGGCGGCGATCTTCGCGGTCGGCTTCGTCATGCGCCCGGTCGGCGCGTGGATCATGGGCATCTACGCCGACCGCAAGGGCCGCAAGGCGGGGCTGACCTTCTCGGTGACCCTGATGTGCGCCGGCTCGCTGCTGATCGCGGTGACGCCCGGCTATGACCGCATCGGCATCGCCGCCCCGATCATCCTGCTGGTCGCTCGCCTGCTGCAGGGGCTGTCGGTCGGCGGCGAGTATGGGGCCTCGGCCACCTATCTGTCCGAAATGGCCGGCAAGGAGAACCGCGGCTTCTTCTCCAGCTTCCAGTACGTGACCCTGATCTCGGGCCAGTTGATCGCGCTGTGCGTGCTGCTGGGCCTGCAGGCCGTCCTGACGCCGAAGGATTTGGAGGCCTGGGGCTGGCGCATCCCGTTCGCGGCCGGCGGCGTCCTGGCCGTGGCCGTCTACTACATCCGCCGGGGCCTGGCCGAGACCGAGAGCTTCGCCAAGGCTCAAAGCGCCGCCAAACGCGGCGCCATGGCTGTCTCCAGCGGCTGGGCCCTGTTCCGTCACCACCCGCGCCAGGCGCTGACCGTGGTCCTGCTGACCGCCGGCGGCACCTTGGCCTTCTACGCCTACTCGACCTACATGCAGAAGTTCCTGGTCAACACCTCGGGCTTCAGCCGCGAGGCGGCCACCGAGATCACCGCCGCGGCGCTCTTCATCTACATGCTGCTGCAACCGCTGGCCGGGGCGCTGTCCGACCGCGTCGGGCGCAAGCCGCTGATGGTCGGCTTCGGCGTGGCCGGGGTGGCGTTCACCTGGCTGATCTTCCGCACGCTGGAGACCACGACCAGCTCGTTCGTCGCCTTTTTGCTGGTGCTGGCCGCCCTGGTGATCGTCACCGGCTACACGGCCATCAACGCGGTAGTGAAGGCCGAGCTGTTCCCCGCCCACATCCGCGCCCTGGGCGTGGCCCTGCCCTACGCCCTGGCCAATACCGTGTTCGGCGGCACGGCCGAATACGTGGCGCTGTGGTTCAAGAGCCAGCACCTGGAGCGCGGCTTCTATATCTACGTCACCGCGATGATCGCCGTGTCGCTGGTGGTCTATCTGCGCATGCCCGACACCAAGCATAGCAGCCTCATCGAGGAGGACTGACGCGACGGCGAGGGAGAACGGTCGCTTCCGGAGGCGCATCGAAGGTCACGGGCTGGCGGCCGCCGAGCCCCTCCCGGCGACACCGTGACCATGGACCCGATACGCCTCAGGCCTAAATCAGATCGATTTAGTAGGCTTTAAGTTCCACTGATGCCTCGGGCCCGTCCGGGCCGGCCTCACGCCTTGCCATCCCCGGCGCGGCCCTGCTGGCAGATGGCGTGGAAGCCGGCGGCCATGAACGTCGCCATGTGCCGGCGGATCGACTCGAAGTCGTTGGACGAGCAAAGGCCGTGCGACAGCTCGTCCAGCCGCCCGGTGCGCGCCATGTTGTGGGTCATGGCCCCCGAGACGAAGTGATAGCCCCAGAAGATCGTCGCCTCGTCGCAGTCGGGCATCGCCTTCTTCAACAGGTCGATCAGGGCCAGGACCACCGGGTTGAAGTACTTGGTCATCTTCTCGGCGCCCCAGCCGGCGGCGCTGTTGGCCTGGGCGCTGATCTTGCCGAAGGCCAGCCACTGGTCGGTGTCGTGCAGCTGGACGTTCAGGTCGGTGTCGATCCAAGCGTGCAGCGCGCCCTCGACCGTGACCTTGTCACCCACCGCCTCGGCATAGCGGCGCATCGCCTCCAGGCGGTTGCGCGCCGAGATCGGCGCCTTGCGGGCCCAGACGGCCTCGTAGAGGCTTTCCTTTCCGGCGAAGTGGTAGTGGATCAGCGTCGAGCTGACCCCGACGCGCGCGGCGACATCCTTCAGCGTGACGCCGTGATAGCCGAACTCGGCGAACAGTTGCTCGGCGGCGTCCAGGATCCGCTCGATCGTCTGCTCGCGCACGCGCGCCTTGTGGTTGCCCGCGCGGGGCGCCTTGGGGGCTTGGGTCTGATCGATGCTCATCGCGCCTCTGGTTGCCGCTTCGCGTCGGGGGCGTCAACGGACGGCACCGGAAAGGCCGAGAAGCCGATGTCGAGCCGCCAGGCGCGGCCGTGCGCCCGCCGCTCGGCGACCAGGGCGTCGGCCCAGCCGAAGGCGGCGGGATGCAGGTCGCGCGCGGCGACTGGCCGGACGTCGATGTCGAGGTAGCTGCGCTCCCGGGCCGTGAAGCGCGGCCACGCCGTCTCGCCCGACGCCGTCGGAACGCCGGTGCGAACGAACGAGACCCAGTAGGCCATCATGGCGTCCGACAGCGCCGTCTCCTCGGCGGTCAGCGGCGGGCGTGGCCAGTTCGGTCCCAGCTTCGCGCCCTCCCCGACCTGGCCGAAGACGTAGGGCAGCTCGCTGGCATGAAAGGCCTTCAGGTCGCGCGCCGCCTGGGCGGGCGTGCCGTGGCGGAAATAGTAGAGATAGGCCGGCTGCCCCACCGCCGCCTGCTGGCGCGCCAGGTTCTGGGCCGCGAAGCCATAGAGGCCGTCGCGGATCGAGGCCATGACGTCGGCCTTCGGATCCACGCCAGGATAGACGGCGAGATAGGCCTTGGCCCTGTCGCCGAACCGCTTCTCGACGTCGGCGACATAGGCGGCCGAGGTAGCCGGCGCCGGCGGCATCAGGAACGGCAGCGAGCGGATCTCGCCCTCGTTGAAACCGGCCAGGACCGGGACCTTGGCCTGCTCGCCGCGCGCGAAGGCCTCGACCAGCTGGCGCGGCAGCACGACACCGTCGATCACCGGCTCGGGCTGCCAGCCCGTGGCCAGTCCCGCCTTGAACAGGGTGACGAGGTCGGCGGCTCGCAATTGCTCGGCGGTGCTGGCGCCGGCCATCTTGCCCAGCGCCGCGCCGCCGGCCTCGGCCGAGGGCAAGCCCAGGGCTTCGTCATGCAGAGCGTGATAGGTCGGCATGTAGCCGCTCTGGACGATGGCCTTCTGGAACAGGCCCTTCGCTTGAGGACTGGCCATCAGGGCGATGACGCTGAGCCCCCCGGCGGACTCGCCCGCGATCGTCACCTGCCCCGGATCGCCGCCGAACGCGGCGATGTTGTCGCGCACCCAGCGCAGCGCAGCGATCTGGTCCAGCAGGCCGTAGTTGCCCGACAGATGCTGGGGCGACTCCGCGCTGAGCGCCGGGTGGGCCAGGTAGCCCAACAGGCCCAGCCGGTAGTTGATCGACACCAGGACGATCCCCTGCTTGGCCAGCTTGGCGCCGTCATAGAGCGGCTCGGAACTGCTGCCCCCCACCAGCGCGCCGCCGTGGATCCAGACCATCACCGGCGCCTTCTTCGCACCGATGGGCGTCCAGACATTCAGGCTCAGGCAGTCCTCGCTCATCGGGGCCATGCCGCCCGAATAGAGGCCGGTCGGCGACTGCGGGGGCTGCAGGCAGGCGCTGCCGAACGCCGAGGCGTCGCGCACGTCTGACCAGCCGGCCGCCGGCGCAGGCGGCCGCCAGCGCAGCGGGCCAACCGGCGGCTGGGCGTAGGGCACGCCCTTATAGGCCGTCATGCCTTGCGTCTGGACGCCTTGCAGGACGCCCTGGCGGATCGACACCCGGGGCCGCGCCTCGTCCGCCCGGACCGGCGCGGCGGCCAGCAGCGCGGCGATCAGGCCCAGGCAGGCCCAGATCCGGCTCACAGGTTGTAGCCCAGGCGGATGCCGAAGGTGCGTGGCCGCAGGATGGCGTAGCGGCTGGAGACGAAGGCCTCTGGGTGGATGTAGACCGTCGCCCCGCTGTTGCCGAGGTTCTCGCCATAGAGGGTGGCGGTGATCCGGCCCGAACCGCGCTCCGGTCTGCAGGTTCAGATAGGTATAGCGGTCGGTGTGGCCGTAGAGCGGGCTGACCACCCCGGCCTTGCCCGGCGTGTTCGGGAAGCCGTTCGGGAACGCGCCGACATGCTGGATCTGGAAGCTGGTGAAGCCCTGGGTCTGGCCGTTCAGCGCGTAGGTGAATGTCCCGAAGAACGAGCCCTGCACGTGCGGCGAGGCCAGTCGCGCGCCGTCCACCGCGCCGGAGATGGTCGCCTCCTGGGTAGTCAGTTCGGTGACCTTGGCCTGGTTAAGCGAGCCGTTGACGCCCAGCAGAACGCCCTTGGTCGGGGCGAAGGTGACCTCGGCCTCCAGCCCCTTGCTGGCCGCGCGACCGACATTGGTCGCGAACTGGATCGAGTCCGACTGACGGTTGGCCTGCACCTGGATGTTCTTCCAGTCGATGTAGTAGGCCGCCAGGGCCGCGCTCATCCGGCCGTCAAGGAAGCGGCCCTTCAGGCCGACCTCGTAGTTGGTCAGGTTGTCCGAACCCGCGCCCGCCGGGATGACCAGATCGCTGGGGTTGACTGTGCTGACACTGCCGGCGCGGGCGTTGTAGACAGGCGTACGGTAGCCGGTGGAGACGGTGGCGTAGGTCGTCAGGTCTCGCGAAGGCTTGTAGGTCAGGCTGGCCTTCCACGACGCCTTCTTGGCCGAGGGGTACTTGGTCGTCGCCGCCGCGTTCGGAACCAGGGCCAGCGGCCCGGACAGGCCCACCAGCGCGTAGGTGAAATAGGCCGAGTTGAAGCCCGCGTGGGTGTCGACCGTGCCGCCGTACTTGCCGTAGCGCAGCCCGCCGGTGGCCGAGAGCTTGTCATTCAGGTGGTAGGTCAGCTCGCCGAAGCCAGCCAACTCATAGGTGCGGGTCTCGCTGCCGAACTTGGCGAAGACCGCGCCCGGCAGGCCGGTGATGCCGCGCGCGGCCAGGAAGGCCGGGGCCGTGCGGTCCTCGCCTTCAAGGTCCAGTTCGCGATGCAGGTAGAAGCCGCCGGCCACCCAATCTAAGCGGCCGCCCGGATCCGAGACCAGGCGCGCCTCTTGGACGAAGGTCTTCGTGGTCGCGGTGTCGAACAGGTAGAACGGCACCGCCAGGTTGAAGGTCCCGCCCAGATCGACGTTGAACAGCCCGTCGGCGTTCGAGAAGGTCGACGAGCTGGTCAGCCGCGCGCCGTCGAACTGGTAGTCCAGCGTGCCGTTCAGGATGCTGGTCTTCGTCGTATATTGGTCGGGAACGGTGCTGTAGCGCTTGCGCTCGCCCAGCGACGGCGTGGTCAGCGACGAGTCCTTGGGATCGCTGTCCTCGTAGGAGGCCAGCAGGCGGAGGCTGAGGCGCTCGTTCGGCTGCATCAGCAGTATGGCCCGGCCGCCCCAGTCCTTCAGCTTGTTGGCGTTCTTGACGCCGGTGCCCAGGTTGTCGACGTAGCCGTCCTCGTCCCGATAGAAGCCGACCAGGCGCAGGGCCATGGCGTCCTTGACGATGGGCAGGTTGACCATGGCGTTGTAGCGCTGGCGCACGCCCTCGCCGTCCGGCGTGTAGCCCAGGTCGGCCAGGGCCGAGGAGTCATAGGACGAAAGGTTCGGGCTCTTGGTCAGGATCCGCAAGGCGCCCGACAGCGAGCCGGAGCCGAACAGCGTGCCCTGCGGCCCGCGCAGGAACTCGACGCGCTCGACGTCGTAGAGGTTGGGATCCAGCGTCACGGTGTTGCCGATCGTGGTCAGCGGCAGCTCGTCGACATAGATGGTCGTGGTGGTCTGCAGGCCCGCGCCCCAGCCGTTGGTCGAGATCCCCCGCACCGTGAAGCGGACGTTGTTGTCGCTGGCCTTGTTCAGCACGACGCCGGGCGTCTCGCGGGCGATGCCGTCGTAGTTGACGATGCCCTTCTTGGTCAGCTCGGTCTGCGAGAAGGCGGTGACGCTGAGCGGCACGTCCTGCAGGCGCTCGCTGCGGCGGGTGGCGGTGACGACCACCTCCTCGACCTGCTCGACAGGCTTGGCGTCCGCCGGAGCCGGCCTGGAAGTGGCCCGGGCAGAAGTGGTCTGGGCAGAAGTGGTCTGGGCGATGGCGGGCGCGGCGATCGTCAGCGCCAGCGCAGACGCGTATAGGCGATGCGTTTCATGGTTCCCTCCCTGTCGCCGGCCACGCCTTTCTCGGCGTTGTTCCGCGAACGACGTTCACCTTGGCGCCACGCTGACGCATGTGTCAATATTGACTTACTCGTCAGTCAGTATTGACACACGGATGGCGACGAACGTCCTGGCCGGGCGGGCGACGCGGATCGAGAGCCGGTCATGATCGCCGGCTGGACGAGACAGAGACTCCAGACGGCCCACAGCCGCGCCAATCGGCGCACCAGAAGGCTCTAGAGACTTGAATTTCTTGATTATCTTGGAGGCAAACGCGGGTCCGCCCAGGCGCGTCAGACCGCGCAGAACTCCAGCCAGACCTGGTGCAGATCGCTGCCGTTATCACTGGCCAGCGCGGCGCGGCCATTGACGACCACGTACGGCTGGAATTCGCCGGTGGCGCCCACCTGGACCTCGCCGCAGACGGCGACGCGACCTTGGCGGTGTTCGATATGTTCGTTGCGGAAGCTGATGTTGTCCCACACTTCCAAGTGGCGCTTCACGGTCCATTGCGCGCCGCCAAGCTCCATCTGGCGGATCCGCGGCAAGGCCAGCGGGGTCTCGATCTGGGCGGACTTGGCGCTGGGATGATAGCCGACGGCCATCATGCCCACGATCGCGAGCAGGATCAGATAAGGCGTGCTCGAGCGATGGGCGGGCGACGATGTCGCCGGTCCTCGCGCCACATTTCCGACCATGGAAATCTCCGCCTCTCGCCAGGCCCTAGTCAAGCCGAGGGCAACTCACGTTGAATGTACTTAACACAGCTTTACCAAGATAACCACCTCGGCCCTCCCCAAATCTAGGAAAGTCCGGGCGATCGCACACTTATGAAGCATTAACCAAAATCACTCTCGCGGCTAAGGCGAGCACTCAATCAAACTGTATTTTCCAGACCACCGTTCTCCGTATGGTCAAGATCCGTGTATCAACACGCTTCCCACCCTCGGAGCGCGAAGTCAGGGCTTGCGCGCCGATGCGGGCCGCTCGCGTCGTTCCTGGGCCGCGATCTGGGTCAGGATCAGCAACGACGATGAATAGTAGTCCTCGTTGTCGATCGACGCCGTCGCCGCGCGGCCCGTCAGCACCAAGTCGGCGACGCTGGCCATGCCGACCGAGGCCGCGAACGGGGCCACCTCGCCCGTGCGCACGTCGATCCAGGCCGGCGCCGGCTTGCCCGTCGGACGGAAGGACGACCACCAGCGCTTGACGGGGTCCAGCGCGGCGTCGCCGCCGCGGCCCGACCAGTAGAGATAGAGTGGCACCCGGACCGCGTCGAAGCCGAAGCGCGGCGGACGGTCGGGGTCGGTCCACATGCCGCCCGCGCTGTCCACCCGCACCCAGTCGACGGGCAGGTCCACCGTCCCGAAACGCGCGTCGCGCAGGGCCCGCAGCGTCTGGTCGCGAACGCCCAGCCACGGCGAGCGGGGCTCGCGCGCGGCGAAGGCGTCAAGGGCCGGCATGACGGCGTAGGACGGATTGAAGATCATGCCGTCGGGACGGACGAAGCCGTCGATTCCTGGCGCTAACAGGGTGCGGTCGCCCTGGCGGACCAGCAGCTTGGCCAGGATCGCCTTGCGGATCTCGGCGCTGGCCTGGACGTATTCGGGTCGCCCCCAACGCTCGCCGCCGCGCAGCAGGGCCCAGGCGATCAGCATGTCGCCGTCCAGCGCGTTGTTGGGGTCGGGAATGTGCAGGTCGCCGGTCGGAACATAGCGCCAGCGGAACAGCCGCGTGTCCGGGCGCGACAGGGTCTTGTCGGTCCAGGACCAGAGCTTTTTGAAGGTGTCGGGGTCGTCGTAGGCGGTCGCCATGATCATGGCGAACCCCTGGCCCTCGGAATGGCTGACATTGCCGTTGCCGGTGTCCACGACCCGCCCCTCGGGCAGGACGAAGCGCGACTTGTACGCCGTCCAGTTCTTGGGCGACGAGGGGGCGGCGCACGCGCTCATGGTCACCGCCTGAAAACCCAGGGCGGCGATCAGCAGCAGGGCTGACCGCCTAGAGGCCATAGGAGAAGTCCAGCGCATCGTCGCCACCGGTGTCGCGGTAGGTGGCCTTCATGTCCGCGCGCCCGCCCTGGCCTTGCAGCCAGATCGTGTAGACGCCTTCCAGCAGAGCGGCGAAGGCCCGGCGCCAGTGGCCGCTCGGGTCTTCCACGCGCTGACCCGGATAGGCGCGGTGACGGATCGAGATCGCGCTGTGGTCCAGCGACAGGGACACGAAGCCCCAGTCCAGCACGGCCAGCGCCGAGTTCAGCGACCCTTCCAGCTCCTCAAGCGTCTTGACCGTCGGCAAGGCGACCTCGCCGGAGACGCGCAGGCCGATCTGGCGGTAGAAGCCCCAGGCCTCTTCCGCGCTGAAGTTCTCGAACAGTTCGTCGGCCATGGTCATCAGAACGGTCCGCCATTGCGGGCTGAACTGACGGTCGGCCAGATAGCGCAGCTCCGCCGTGTCGGTCTTCGGCGCCTCGGGCGGCGCTCCCCGGGACGAGAGGCTCTTCAACATCGGATATTCCTATTGGCTTGCCAGGATCCGCCGCAGATAGAAGCGGAACTTGTATTCGTTGTAGATCCCGAAGGTGTCCGCCGAGATCTCGCCGCCGGCGGCGGTGCCGGCCGACAGCTTGTATTCACCCGAGAACAGGCCGGTCAGACCGATGCCCGTCTTGCTGGCCGAGTCGTAGCGGGCCAGGATCGTGGAGTCCCCGGACGCGTAGGATTCCAGCGCCTGCTGAGCCGCCGGATTGTTCGGGAACACCGGAGCGCTGTCCTCGCTGTAGGCCTGGACGCCGATGCTGAAGCCGGCCTTCACCTGCCAGCGCTCGCGTTCCATCGAGTACGTCACCGGCAGGGCGACGCTGACGAACTGCTGCGGGCTGAAGTAGCCCCCATGGCCGAAGCTGAAGAAGCGCAGGTTCTTGTCGTAGGCCTGCATGTTGGCGTTGAGGCCGATCTGCAGCTGGTTGCCGTCGCTGTCGATCGGGCGGAAATAGGCGCCGGCATTGACCTCGAAGCCCGTATTGCTGGCGACGTTGCGACCGTTCAGGCGCCGATAGGCGACATCCGCATAGGCGCCGCCCGAGCCGAAGTTGGCCGAGCCGCCCAGGCTGACGTTGCGACGGACCACGCCGCCCCACTCCACGCCGGTCAGAGGATCGCGATCGCCCGAATAGGCCAGGACGCTGTCGGTGATCGGGCGCTGCTCGGCCGTCACACGGATCTGCCCCTCGCCCAGGCTCAGCCGCGCGGTGGCGCCGCCGGTGAAGGTGGGCCGCATGAAGCCTAGCGGCGTGACCCCCGCGTCCAGCGAGATCGGACCCGAGTCATAGAACATCGACACGCCGGCGCCGCTTTGGCTGCGGCTGTCCAGGCTGGGCAGGACGATGACGTTGCCCGCGGCCGTCGCCTCGGCGACGACCAGCGGGTTGGTCCCGAGCTTTTCGGCGGTGACGTCCTTCGGCGCGCCGGCGCTGATGACCACCGGATTGATCGCCACGCCCAGGCGGCCGACGCCGAACGGCGAGACCGAGGCGGCGATGCGGGTGCTGGCCTCGAACAGGCGGCTGGCGCCCTCCTCGCCGCTGCGCGCGCGCAGGGTGGCCGCGCCCTCGAACTGCGGCGCGGTCGACTGACGGAGCGCGGCGATGTCGCGGTTGACCTTCGTCGGCAGCGGCAGGGCGCTGTCGGGAACCGACGGCGCGGGTACAGGGCTTCTCATCACCTGTGCGCCCGAGGACGCATAGGCGCGCGGCGGCGCGTAGGCCGGGCTGGGCGTCGGCAGCGGCGCCAGCGTAGCCGGGGCGTAGGCCTGCGCCGGAGCATAGGTGGGCGCTGGCGTGTAGGCCGGCGGCGCATAGGTCGGCGCCGCGTTGGCGCTGCCGTAGATAGCGGCGGGCGGCGCCAGAGAGTTCGAGTTGGCGGGCAGGCTGGCGCCACCGCCGTAGTCGCCCGACGCGCCTTGCGGAGAATTGATCAGACCGCCGCCGTAGTTGGCGCTCGGCGCGGGCGCGGGCGTGTAGGCGGCATAGGCCGAAGGCTGGCTTGCGGCGGGGGACGGCAGCTGCGGCAGGGCCGGAGCCGCG encodes:
- a CDS encoding TonB-dependent receptor domain-containing protein — translated: MVVTATRRSERLQDVPLSVTAFSQTELTKKGIVNYDGIARETPGVVLNKASDNNVRFTVRGISTNGWGAGLQTTTTIYVDELPLTTIGNTVTLDPNLYDVERVEFLRGPQGTLFGSGSLSGALRILTKSPNLSSYDSSALADLGYTPDGEGVRQRYNAMVNLPIVKDAMALRLVGFYRDEDGYVDNLGTGVKNANKLKDWGGRAILLMQPNERLSLRLLASYEDSDPKDSSLTTPSLGERKRYSTVPDQYTTKTSILNGTLDYQFDGARLTSSSTFSNADGLFNVDLGGTFNLAVPFYLFDTATTKTFVQEARLVSDPGGRLDWVAGGFYLHRELDLEGEDRTAPAFLAARGITGLPGAVFAKFGSETRTYELAGFGELTYHLNDKLSATGGLRYGKYGGTVDTHAGFNSAYFTYALVGLSGPLALVPNAAATTKYPSAKKASWKASLTYKPSRDLTTYATVSTGYRTPVYNARAGSVSTVNPSDLVIPAGAGSDNLTNYEVGLKGRFLDGRMSAALAAYYIDWKNIQVQANRQSDSIQFATNVGRAASKGLEAEVTFAPTKGVLLGVNGSLNQAKVTELTTQEATISGAVDGARLASPHVQGSFFGTFTYALNGQTQGFTSFQIQHVGAFPNGFPNTPGKAGVVSPLYGHTDRYTYLNLQTGARFGPDHRHPLWREPRQQRGDGLHPPRGLRLQPLRHPAATHLRHPPGLQPVSRIWACLGLIAALLAAAPVRADEARPRVSIRQGVLQGVQTQGMTAYKGVPYAQPPVGPLRWRPPAPAAGWSDVRDASAFGSACLQPPQSPTGLYSGGMAPMSEDCLSLNVWTPIGAKKAPVMVWIHGGALVGGSSSEPLYDGAKLAKQGIVLVSINYRLGLLGYLAHPALSAESPQHLSGNYGLLDQIAALRWVRDNIAAFGGDPGQVTIAGESAGGLSVIALMASPQAKGLFQKAIVQSGYMPTYHALHDEALGLPSAEAGGAALGKMAGASTAEQLRAADLVTLFKAGLATGWQPEPVIDGVVLPRQLVEAFARGEQAKVPVLAGFNEGEIRSLPFLMPPAPATSAAYVADVEKRFGDRAKAYLAVYPGVDPKADVMASIRDGLYGFAAQNLARQQAAVGQPAYLYYFRHGTPAQAARDLKAFHASELPYVFGQVGEGAKLGPNWPRPPLTAEETALSDAMMAYWVSFVRTGVPTASGETAWPRFTARERSYLDIDVRPVAARDLHPAAFGWADALVAERRAHGRAWRLDIGFSAFPVPSVDAPDAKRQPEAR
- a CDS encoding TetR/AcrR family transcriptional regulator gives rise to the protein MSIDQTQAPKAPRAGNHKARVREQTIERILDAAEQLFAEFGYHGVTLKDVAARVGVSSTLIHYHFAGKESLYEAVWARKAPISARNRLEAMRRYAEAVGDKVTVEGALHAWIDTDLNVQLHDTDQWLAFGKISAQANSAAGWGAEKMTKYFNPVVLALIDLLKKAMPDCDEATIFWGYHFVSGAMTHNMARTGRLDELSHGLCSSNDFESIRRHMATFMAAGFHAICQQGRAGDGKA
- a CDS encoding glycosyl hydrolase family 8, with product MASRRSALLLIAALGFQAVTMSACAAPSSPKNWTAYKSRFVLPEGRVVDTGNGNVSHSEGQGFAMIMATAYDDPDTFKKLWSWTDKTLSRPDTRLFRWRYVPTGDLHIPDPNNALDGDMLIAWALLRGGERWGRPEYVQASAEIRKAILAKLLVRQGDRTLLAPGIDGFVRPDGMIFNPSYAVMPALDAFAAREPRSPWLGVRDQTLRALRDARFGTVDLPVDWVRVDSAGGMWTDPDRPPRFGFDAVRVPLYLYWSGRGGDAALDPVKRWWSSFRPTGKPAPAWIDVRTGEVAPFAASVGMASVADLVLTGRAATASIDNEDYYSSSLLILTQIAAQERRERPASARKP
- the bcsD gene encoding cellulose biosynthesis protein BcsD, which produces MLKSLSSRGAPPEAPKTDTAELRYLADRQFSPQWRTVLMTMADELFENFSAEEAWGFYRQIGLRVSGEVALPTVKTLEELEGSLNSALAVLDWGFVSLSLDHSAISIRHRAYPGQRVEDPSGHWRRAFAALLEGVYTIWLQGQGGRADMKATYRDTGGDDALDFSYGL
- a CDS encoding MFS transporter; the encoded protein is MSEASDRRRRIKSIIGGSAGNLVEWYDWYVYSAFTLYFAPSFFPSDDPTAQLLSAAAIFAVGFVMRPVGAWIMGIYADRKGRKAGLTFSVTLMCAGSLLIAVTPGYDRIGIAAPIILLVARLLQGLSVGGEYGASATYLSEMAGKENRGFFSSFQYVTLISGQLIALCVLLGLQAVLTPKDLEAWGWRIPFAAGGVLAVAVYYIRRGLAETESFAKAQSAAKRGAMAVSSGWALFRHHPRQALTVVLLTAGGTLAFYAYSTYMQKFLVNTSGFSREAATEITAAALFIYMLLQPLAGALSDRVGRKPLMVGFGVAGVAFTWLIFRTLETTTSSFVAFLLVLAALVIVTGYTAINAVVKAELFPAHIRALGVALPYALANTVFGGTAEYVALWFKSQHLERGFYIYVTAMIAVSLVVYLRMPDTKHSSLIEED